The Paenibacillus polymyxa M1 DNA segment GGAAGTAACAGCTCTACGATCTGCTATAACTGGTTCTGAGAACGCCACAGCACGGCGCGTATAGCCTCCACCGCTTACTTCCTGCCCTGTATCCGCATCTGTTGGATTACTGGTGTATAGGGCAATGTAAAGCGTTTGAGGAGAAGCAAAGTTAACTCCACGCAAAGCCGCATTAATACAGGCTGTTTTCCACCAGTTCGACTTACTTAGTAATATGTCTGCCAATATAAAGACCTCCTATTCTACTTGATACTCATTTGCGATACGGAAATTCCGTATGTCGTTATTACCGATGTTAGTCAGGACGATAATAGGACTGGCTCTTTCATCTCCTGTAGAAATGACCGACACTGTTTGTGGCGATTGAGTAATGATAACTTCTTTGATATTCTCATCGCTTTCTGGAAACGGATGCTCACCCATCTTAATCGGGATAGTCAGTTCTCCATCCCAAAGTATTTTTTCGATATCTAATGTTCCAGCATAGCGCCCGATATATCGCCTTCCTGGTAAGTCTGAAAACGTAAATACAATATCCCCTTTTTTGGCATTAAAAAGAGCCGCCACTTGGGCGACTCTCCTATGGTAATCAAGGGTAGTATCATCAGCCATTAGGACGCATTCGAGATTGATTAACCGCGCTCCATACGTGCTGCCAAAATCCAACTCTCCATCCCTCTCAGCTATCTCAAGGCTATGGTCTTTTGTTGGTGGTAACACAGGTATATTGTGAGTTTTAAGCCCTAATCCAATGGATTTAAAGGATTTCCCATCCACCGTAGCGTCTATCACTAAGACTTGCCTCCCCTCGTTTGCAACCTCCGTACAAAGTTGTCCCTTTCGCTCCAAAACACCTTTGCTGCGGATTCGTCTTCAATATAAGTATCACCTGATTTTATTACGAACTGGTTGCTGATTTGCTGCGGATTTGAACTGCCCGAAGCCATTGGCATTGAAAAATCAGGCATAGAGAAATTAAGTTTCGGCATCTTAAAATTGATAATTTTCCACAAGTTGCTCTGTTGTTGACCATTCAAATACATTTCCCCTTCACGGGCAATGACGGGTACCTCTGCTCCCTTCTGGCCTTGAACGATCCCGCCAGAATGGAATTTTTGAAGTTTCCCTGTATCCTTCTTAATGCCATACTTATTCCGCAGAGCGGCATTTTCCTCGTGCAGTTTGGTCTTCTCAGCAGCACCTGCTGAATACCATTTATCAATATTGGAATTATATCGTGCCAGGTCACTGTCTTTTTCAGAGATTGAGGAACCTGTATCAAAGGATGCAGACAATGAGGTGGCATTGATTTCAGCCATTTTAGCCTGATAGTCAGCAATAAACTGATCCAACTGACGCAAAATTTCCGCGTTCTTCTCGGTTTCTTTTGAGATTTGAGTATTTTTCAAATCTTCAGCTTTAGATTCAACGCCGTCTGAATATTCATCGTACTTCTCAGCAAGCCGATCATAATGCTGCTTGGCAGCTTCAATCTGGTCATTGTAATCCTTTTCTCGCTCAGTCTTCTCATCTTGAAGCTTTTTCTTTTGATCCTCCAAGCCGCGCTTCGCCAGCGTCCGGTTATGTTCCCGTTGCATATCCTCAATGTCTTTTTCAGTCTGCTTACGTTCGGCAATACCTTCAGGACCGACAGCAGATTGTAACAGGGAAAGACGCACTTGCTTCTCCGCCATAGCACGATCATAGTCCTCGTCTTCATTAGCTGTCTGCATCTTGGCTAACAAGTCGTCTATGGCCTTAATTTTAGCGTCCTGAGCCTCAATAAAAGCATCACGTTCCGCCTCAATACGCTTTACTTCCTCATCCCGAGTCTTTTCGAGTGCTTCCTTTTCCTTCTTAGCAGCTTCGGCAGTAACCTTCTTCTGATCTTCGAGGAGCTGCTTTTTAAGGTCATGGACCTGTACATCAATCTCCATTCGCTGTTCTGTTCCTTCTTTATAAAGAGCCTGCATTTTTGTCCATAAATTGAGCTGATCGGAAACAGATACGGCTTCCATACTCTTTTGGTAATTGATTCGTTTTTGGAAGTCGGACAGGAACTCATCTTCCAGAGCTTTACGTTTCTCATAAATCTTCTGCTGCAACTCAAAACTTTGTTCAGCAGTACGATCCTTTGCCTTACTCATACGCATATAAGCGTCATATTCCATTTTGAGGATAGCAATTTGGGTTTGCCCCGCCATTTCCATTTTGGAAGTTTCTTTATCAATCCATTTTTCCGAGTTTTGGTATCGAAGCTCGTTATACTTCACGGACAGATCATAAATTTGCTTTTGGATTTCACGCCTATTTGCTGGTAGCAAGTAAGATTTAGATTGTTCCTTCTTGTAAAAATCCAAGCTGGTTTTTACCATCTCAATTTCTTGTTTGTTGGCCTGCCGCATACGCTCGGTTCTTCGCTCAAGATTCTCCACGTCTTCCTGAAATCTTGAATCATTCAGTTTCTGAACATCGCGGCTCCATTGCTTCATTGCATCCTTATCTTCCAAAAGGTACTGCTTATGTCGTTGAGCCAGTCGTTTGTACCCAGCTATTTGCTGGTCTATAGACCATTCATTACGTTCTGCGATGTATTTGAAGTTGTCCATATCATCGCTGTAGGAATCCTTACGAGCATCCGCAGCTTCTTTAGCAGCTTTTTTAGCCGATTTTTCTGCATCACTTTTTCCTTTTCTTCCTTTTTTCTCTTTGCTTGATGAACCGCTAACTCCAAATTTAGGGTCTTTGTATAGCTTCGATAAAGCGTTAATCCGAGTATCAAAGGATTTTGCTTGATTTTCATATTCAGTGTATATTTCATCAAGCTTTTTTTTGTTATCCAGTTTTTTCTTATCAACATCAAGTTGATTCTTAAAAGGAGCGTTTAAAACTGATCTAATGCCAGTCATGCTATTAAGTTCAGTTTGTCTTTTCGCAACCTCCAAGGAACTCTGAGCCATTACACCATTGAGAGCAGCTTTTAATTGAGCTAAATTTCTAATAGCTTCTGCTTCAATGCTATAAGCTTTTAAACGTTCATCAGTAGACACTTTTGTGTTGAATGCTGAAGCTTTCTCGGATTTCAAATCGTCGATTGCTTTCTGAATTTTTGCTTTTCGGAGAACTTCCACAGCGTCTTTTTCAAATTTCCATCCATCACTTGTCTTATATATTTCTGCTGCCAGTTGAGGATATTTTAGTATTAGGTCCGTGGCAGCAGCGGCGTTGAGAGACTGTCCTTTTGAAAGGTCGCTCAAGAGATTATTCATCTCAGATACAGCAGTGCCATTTCCTTGAATTTGCTCCCTTAAATCTGCTAATGCTTCCGCTTGAGCTTTGGCACTTTCAGCTGCTGTACCCGACTTACCTGCGAATTGATCAACCGCATCAACTGCAACTTGGCCAAGCTGCACTGCGACTTCAGCGGCAGAGGCGGAAAGTTTATGGTTCTCCTTCTCTAAGCCATTTACTTCGTCTTGGAGAAGCTGAACGGAGTTAGAAGCTTCGTCCAAACTCTTTCCGGTAAAAACGTTTTTAAAGAACTCTCCCATTTGTGAAGCTAAGCTGTCTTTAACTTTAAGGAGTTTCTCTTTTGTTTGCTCTAGCTCTTCGGTATTCTTTTTCAGCTGATTGTTAATCTCGCTTTGTTGATCAGTAAGCATATTCTTTCGTGCTTCATTTTGCTTTGCTATCAGTGTGTTCAAAGCATCAACCTGTATTCGTACAGCCTTTTCACTAAAGTTGGCGGATTCAAGCTGTTTAGCCCCATCCTTACCTACTGTTATAATTAATGCTTTTGTGACCTCTTCCAGTTGTTTCTTTATTTGAGTTTGTCTTTCAATAGAGGTACCGCTAATTTTAAGTGAATCAGAAAGCGATTTATGAGCATTAACGAGTTTGGGAAGTAAGTCGATTTGTCGTTGATACTGACTTATCATTTGTTGAGCAGCCGAATCAGCATCTTTCAAGTTTTGTGCTCTTTCACGCGCTGCTTTTTCTTCTTTTCCACTTTCCCAAATGACAAGAGCAATTGCCCCAGCCAGCAAAGTCAAACCTGCTGTAGCAGCAGCCATCGTTACAGTGGATAACGCTTGCGCCCTAGTCATAGCTGTAGTTGCAATTGTTGCCTCTGCTGTTGCAGCAGTAGATGCCTGAGTTGCTGCGCTACGTTGGATGGTAGACAATGTTGCTCCTTGAGAAGAAACAATATTCACTTCATTGGCTGTAGTGTTTGCAGCAACAGCCACCGTTTCTGCAACCTTAGCTGTTGTAAGTACTTTCACAGCAGCTACTACATTCATAATTGGCCCGCTGAGGGCTTTATAAGCTAGAAGTAAACCCCCAATAGCTGCTGTACCCTCAAACACACCAGATGGTACTTTGGTAAGGCCAATAAGCAGTTGGTCAATCGCGTCCAAGACGTTCTTGATCATTCTTCTTAGCCCGTCGTCGCCCGCATTGTTAAATATCTCAAGCAAAGATGCCTTGGTTTGTGCTGCTTTACGCTGAATAGTATCCATTTGAACTTTCAGGTATTCCATTGTCGATCCGGTTGAGCCTATAGAGGCTGCTGTACCAAGTAAAATATCCCCGGCATTAAGGGAAGCTGCCAATTTTGCATACTGATACACGCCCCGAGAGATATCTGCATATGACTTTGTAAGGTCATAGTTTTTGTCGATTACTTTAGTAGAAAGATCCAACAAGATATCTTCTGCTTTTCTCCATTGCTCTGATCCATTAACAACTTCCTTGGTTGCAACGCCCAAGCGTTCAATTTCTCCCACAGCTTTGTCGGTACGAATTGTACCCAATACTGTTTTCCACATGTTACCGAGATTTTCACCAGAGAGCGCTGTGTTACGTACACCGGCTGAAATAAGACCGTTCATGAAGTCGAAACTTACGCCTGTTTCAGCAGCAATCTTACCTGTACGCTCGAAGGCTGCTCCCAAGTCTTTAGCTGGTGCCATCGTATCATGGGCAACCTTGGACCAAGAATCCAGAACGCGCCCACCCAGCACCATAGCGTCATTACTGTTCTTGATTTGCACGCCATACTGAGCAAATGTAGACTCCATTGATTTTGTCGCATCTTCCAAGGATACAAGGTCAACGGTACTGAGCATCGTTGACTTACGTACCATCTCCTGAACAACACCTGCATCCTTATACATCCGTCCCCATAAACGAGCAGACTCGGTGACGTCCATAATCTCACTTCCCAGGTCATGGGCCGTGCGAATGAATTTGGTCGTCTGGTCATGTAACTTTTCAGTGTTCATGACCATTTCTTTCGTGCCTTCGTTATACTCTAAAAAGTAATGCTCGTTTGTTTGGATATACCCTGCCATATTGGATTCAATATCGACTAATCCCTCTTTAAGGACTTCCTGTGTTTTATGCAGAGCTGCATATGCTGTATTAAATACAAGGGCATGGGTAGCCATATCACCTACTCGGCTAATCCAGTTAGGAGTTGTATTAAAAGTCTGCTTCATTTGCGCTTCGGTTTGGCTTAAAGAGCGCCGGATCTTCTGTTCTTCCTGAAGTACTTTCTCACGGACTTGTGCCTCTTTTTGCTCCCTGGCACGTAATGCATTCACCCAAAACTTTTCGTAGTCTTGTGCGTTCTTACGTGCCTGCTGTGCTTCTTTCTCTGCCAGTTGAGATATCTTCATCCGTATGGACTGTTCTTCCATTAAGACACGTTCACGTGTCCTGTCGTCAGTCCCAGCCCCTGAGACCTTTGCCGATCTCTGACCCGTCAATGAAGCTTTATTCTGCAAAGCCTCCATACGCTTCAGGTGTTCACGTTCCTGCTGTTCAATTGCATCCTCACGCTTTTTTACAATGGCCTGTTGTGCCCTTAGCTTCTCATCTGTAATTTTGTTAGCTTGGTCTAGTTGGTTCTTTCGTGCAGCATTTAATTCTGCCTGTGCAGTGCGTTGCTTAACAAGAGCTTCGGATTCAGCAAGGATCTTCTTCCGTCTGTCATCTGCTGAAAGAGCAAACTTGTCTGCGCTACTGGCAAGAGATTTGAAATTCTTCTCACTTAGTCCGAGTTCCGAATTTAAAACCTTAAAAGATTCAGCATTCGCCCTTGCTCCGTTGTCGATCACCTTGAAAGCGGGTAGTATCTTGGTTGTATCCAAGTTTATCCGCGCACCTACTACATCTTTACTTAAGTCCGCCAATTCGCTCACCTCTCATAGGGTTCAGGAAACTTTTCCTGCCCTGAATACAGAAAAAGAGGCATCCTGCATGATTGCGGATGCCTCTTAATTTACTTGGCGAAGAAACCAAGATCAGATAATGTCTTAACCTTCTTTGGCTTTTTGTTTTCAACATTGCCACCGTGAAGAATGATTTCAAATTCCCGGTTTCTGTTCTTAGCCTTCATGAGCGCTCTAATTTTTGGAATAGTCATATTAGGCCACTCCGAATCAGAAATACCATTGCTCACACATAAAGCCCAAAGTTCTAACCAGTCCGTTTCATGCTCATCCTCGACAGGGTTAGACTCCTCCTGTTC contains these protein-coding regions:
- a CDS encoding phage tail fiber protein, which encodes MADILLSKSNWWKTACINAALRGVNFASPQTLYIALYTSNPTDADTGQEVSGGGYTRRAVAFSEPVIADRRAVTSSVGDVSFPIAGADWGLITHIGIRTAATGGNLVYHGAVKTPRTVQTNDTLRFLAGQIKVDEG
- a CDS encoding phage tail domain-containing protein is translated as MIDATVDGKSFKSIGLGLKTHNIPVLPPTKDHSLEIAERDGELDFGSTYGARLINLECVLMADDTTLDYHRRVAQVAALFNAKKGDIVFTFSDLPGRRYIGRYAGTLDIEKILWDGELTIPIKMGEHPFPESDENIKEVIITQSPQTVSVISTGDERASPIIVLTNIGNNDIRNFRIANEYQVE
- a CDS encoding SPBc2 prophage-derived transglycosylase, whose amino-acid sequence is MADLSKDVVGARINLDTTKILPAFKVIDNGARANAESFKVLNSELGLSEKNFKSLASSADKFALSADDRRKKILAESEALVKQRTAQAELNAARKNQLDQANKITDEKLRAQQAIVKKREDAIEQQEREHLKRMEALQNKASLTGQRSAKVSGAGTDDRTRERVLMEEQSIRMKISQLAEKEAQQARKNAQDYEKFWVNALRAREQKEAQVREKVLQEEQKIRRSLSQTEAQMKQTFNTTPNWISRVGDMATHALVFNTAYAALHKTQEVLKEGLVDIESNMAGYIQTNEHYFLEYNEGTKEMVMNTEKLHDQTTKFIRTAHDLGSEIMDVTESARLWGRMYKDAGVVQEMVRKSTMLSTVDLVSLEDATKSMESTFAQYGVQIKNSNDAMVLGGRVLDSWSKVAHDTMAPAKDLGAAFERTGKIAAETGVSFDFMNGLISAGVRNTALSGENLGNMWKTVLGTIRTDKAVGEIERLGVATKEVVNGSEQWRKAEDILLDLSTKVIDKNYDLTKSYADISRGVYQYAKLAASLNAGDILLGTAASIGSTGSTMEYLKVQMDTIQRKAAQTKASLLEIFNNAGDDGLRRMIKNVLDAIDQLLIGLTKVPSGVFEGTAAIGGLLLAYKALSGPIMNVVAAVKVLTTAKVAETVAVAANTTANEVNIVSSQGATLSTIQRSAATQASTAATAEATIATTAMTRAQALSTVTMAAATAGLTLLAGAIALVIWESGKEEKAARERAQNLKDADSAAQQMISQYQRQIDLLPKLVNAHKSLSDSLKISGTSIERQTQIKKQLEEVTKALIITVGKDGAKQLESANFSEKAVRIQVDALNTLIAKQNEARKNMLTDQQSEINNQLKKNTEELEQTKEKLLKVKDSLASQMGEFFKNVFTGKSLDEASNSVQLLQDEVNGLEKENHKLSASAAEVAVQLGQVAVDAVDQFAGKSGTAAESAKAQAEALADLREQIQGNGTAVSEMNNLLSDLSKGQSLNAAAATDLILKYPQLAAEIYKTSDGWKFEKDAVEVLRKAKIQKAIDDLKSEKASAFNTKVSTDERLKAYSIEAEAIRNLAQLKAALNGVMAQSSLEVAKRQTELNSMTGIRSVLNAPFKNQLDVDKKKLDNKKKLDEIYTEYENQAKSFDTRINALSKLYKDPKFGVSGSSSKEKKGRKGKSDAEKSAKKAAKEAADARKDSYSDDMDNFKYIAERNEWSIDQQIAGYKRLAQRHKQYLLEDKDAMKQWSRDVQKLNDSRFQEDVENLERRTERMRQANKQEIEMVKTSLDFYKKEQSKSYLLPANRREIQKQIYDLSVKYNELRYQNSEKWIDKETSKMEMAGQTQIAILKMEYDAYMRMSKAKDRTAEQSFELQQKIYEKRKALEDEFLSDFQKRINYQKSMEAVSVSDQLNLWTKMQALYKEGTEQRMEIDVQVHDLKKQLLEDQKKVTAEAAKKEKEALEKTRDEEVKRIEAERDAFIEAQDAKIKAIDDLLAKMQTANEDEDYDRAMAEKQVRLSLLQSAVGPEGIAERKQTEKDIEDMQREHNRTLAKRGLEDQKKKLQDEKTEREKDYNDQIEAAKQHYDRLAEKYDEYSDGVESKAEDLKNTQISKETEKNAEILRQLDQFIADYQAKMAEINATSLSASFDTGSSISEKDSDLARYNSNIDKWYSAGAAEKTKLHEENAALRNKYGIKKDTGKLQKFHSGGIVQGQKGAEVPVIAREGEMYLNGQQQSNLWKIINFKMPKLNFSMPDFSMPMASGSSNPQQISNQFVIKSGDTYIEDESAAKVFWSERDNFVRRLQTRGGKS